The DNA segment CCCGGGCCTGCGGGAAATCGTTGATCTCCCCCTTGCGGACGCCGGCGGTGTTGGTGACGCCGATGCCCAGGATCTTGATCGCGGTGTCCGGCTTCACTTCGCCGACCACCATGCAGGTCTTGCTGGTTCCGATTTCGAGTCCGACGTGAATTTTCGAGCGGCGTGCCATGTTCGGGTGCGCGGATCAGCGGCTGTTGAGGAGGGTGTTCAGATCACGGGAGCGCCGGTCGCGGCGCACGTCGTCGGCTGTCGGTTCCGGCACGATGACCGCCTTGGGAGGGGGGGCGGAGCCGCGGAGTGTGACGGGGACGTTGATCTTCGGGATGAGGTTGATGGTGGCGATGGAGTAGTTGCCGCGGCTGGCATGGTCGATGGCGGCGCGGAAGTTGGCGATCTGGCGCTCGTGGTCGCCCAGACCGAAGGTCGCCGCCAGGCCCTCACGGGTCACCAGCTCCAGCGACCAACTGTTCGCCTGCCGCAGTGATTCGATGCGGGAGATGGAGGCGGGGTCGGCGGTGGTGGCGGCATCCAGCAACCGCATGCAGCGGGCGAGTTCCGGGTGGTCCACGGTCCTGCCGGAAGTGAGTTGATGATCCTCGCCGGCGGGAAGCAGGATGACGGGGAGTTTTTCCGCGGTTTCGAACTGGACGGTGGTGCAGGGGAAGGCATGGCCGTCATGGTCGATGAGCAGACCTCCGGGCTTGCGCCCGAAAGAGTCCCCCTCGGTGGCGACCCAGGCGCAAGGCACGCGGGCGAGGACGCGCACATGCAGGGTCCCCGGAAGGCGGCGCTCCACCTGCACGGCGGAAAGAGCGGGCACGGCACGCAGCCGTTCGGTGACCTGG comes from the Luteolibacter sp. SL250 genome and includes:
- a CDS encoding FtsQ-type POTRA domain-containing protein; its protein translation is MKKTSRPSKRPQSSVLQVRVMSPRIAWFGFLRIFGRCMKYALIAGMVGAAGWGAWKGIRHAFHENPDFRLQTVDLNENSAIDEFGVYQVADIDPQVNLFTLDIDQVTERLRAVPALSAVQVERRLPGTLHVRVLARVPCAWVATEGDSFGRKPGGLLIDHDGHAFPCTTVQFETAEKLPVILLPAGEDHQLTSGRTVDHPELARCMRLLDAATTADPASISRIESLRQANSWSLELVTREGLAATFGLGDHERQIANFRAAIDHASRGNYSIATINLIPKINVPVTLRGSAPPPKAVIVPEPTADDVRRDRRSRDLNTLLNSR